From the genome of Lentisphaerota bacterium:
GCCTTGCCTTTCGACTCTTTCGCCTTCACGTCCATGACGCGATCACCCATCTTCCCGGTTTGTCAAAGAACAGGGGGCCGCCAGCCGGCAGCCCGTCGCGTGACTTACCACGCGTAGTGCGCAAAGGCCTTGTTGGCCTGCGCCATCTTGTGCGTATCGTCCCGTTTCTTGATCACATTGCCCTGATTGCCATACGCCTCGAGCAGCTCCATGGCCACTGCTTTCGGCATTCCCGCGCCGCGGCGCGCGCTCGCATACTGCACCATCCAGCGGAGGGCCATCGCCAACTGACGCGGCGGACGGATCTCAACCGGCACCTGATACGTCGTGCCGCCGACGCGACGCGACTTGACCTCGACCTTCGGCCGCATGTTGCAGATCGCCAAATCCAAGACTTCGAGCGGGTTCTTGCCCGTCTTGTCGGCAATCTCCGCCAATGCGCCATAAACGATCCGCTCGGCCGTCGTCTTCTTGCCGCTGATCATCAACGCATTGATGACGCGGGCAACCAACTCGCTGTTGTACTGGGGGTCCGGAACCAACACCCGCTTCTCAGAACTACGCCTTCTTGCCATAACCGTCCTGCCTCACCGTGCGTTATTATTTCTCTTCGACTTTCGGGGTCTTCACGCCGTACTTCGACCGGCCGCGATTGCGGCCGCTCACGCCGAGGCTGTCCAGCGAGCCGCGCACAATGTGGTAACGGACACCCGGCAAATCCTTGACGCGGCCGCCGCGCACCAGCACCACGCTGTGCTCCTGCAAATTGTGCCCCTCGCCCGGAATGTACGCGCTGACTTCGTAACCGGTCGTCAGCCTCACACGCGCCACCTTGCGCAACGCCGAGTTCGGTTTCTTCGGTGTCTGGGTCTTCACCACGAGGCAGACCCCGCGGCGCTGCGGACAAGACTTGAGCGCAGGTGATTTGCTTTTGTTGCGCAGGGGGCTTCTCCCCTTGCGCACCAGTTGGTTCGTCGTCGGCATACGTGCCCTTTCAATTTCCCACAAAACGGAGGTGGAGGTTAGCAGAGCGGCCTGCACAATGCAAGCGCAAAAATACTAACCCAGTAAATCATCGAGTGTACGTTCCTGTTCCACGGGCTGTTCGATGCCCAGCGCCTCATCAGACAACGGCTCAGCCAAGGCCACCAGCTTGATGTGCCGGTGCAACGGGAAGCCCGTGCCGCCGGGGATCAAATGGCCGAGAATGACGTTCTCCTTGAAGCCGTTCAGCCCGTCCACGCGCCCGATCGTCGCCGCATCGGTCAGGATGCGGGTCGTGTCCTGGAACGACGCGGCCGAGATGAAGCTGTCGGTCTCGAGCGACGCCTTGGTGATGCCCAGCAGGGCCGGCTGCGCTTCAGCCGCGCGCTTGCCCTCGGCTATCACCGCCTCGTTGATCGCGATGAACTCCTGCCGGGAGACCTGCTCGCCCCAGAGGAAGTCGGTGTCGCCGGGGTTGGTGATGCGCACCTTGCGCAGCATCTGCCGGACGATAATCTCGATGTGCTTGTCGTTGATCTCCACGCCTTGCATCCGGTAGACCTGCTGCACCTCGTTAACGAGGTACTTTTGCAGTTCCTGAGGGCCGCACACGTCGAGGATCTCCTGCGGCACCACCGGGCCTTCGGTGAGCTGCTGCCCCTTGCGCACATGGTCGCCCTTGTACACCACGATGTGCTTGCCCA
Proteins encoded in this window:
- the rpsG gene encoding 30S ribosomal protein S7 is translated as MARRRSSEKRVLVPDPQYNSELVARVINALMISGKKTTAERIVYGALAEIADKTGKNPLEVLDLAICNMRPKVEVKSRRVGGTTYQVPVEIRPPRQLAMALRWMVQYASARRGAGMPKAVAMELLEAYGNQGNVIKKRDDTHKMAQANKAFAHYAW
- a CDS encoding 30S ribosomal protein S12 produces the protein MPTTNQLVRKGRSPLRNKSKSPALKSCPQRRGVCLVVKTQTPKKPNSALRKVARVRLTTGYEVSAYIPGEGHNLQEHSVVLVRGGRVKDLPGVRYHIVRGSLDSLGVSGRNRGRSKYGVKTPKVEEK